One genomic region from Tigriopus californicus strain San Diego chromosome 4, Tcal_SD_v2.1, whole genome shotgun sequence encodes:
- the LOC131879659 gene encoding uncharacterized protein LOC131879659 isoform X1 — protein sequence MAGPQVMSFRRSKVNSSSSLKDLDVDLGPQSRLKSPKKSPRKLRLKPKPQSEPTEELDLDMEDENPLAGIAVERRVLFSIDKSKSFDSIAEHLQSIVNEVKSDIALKQRALELYRKEIQNMDTIFMKVIAMEKEAKSRKTEEAEPEDDPNRFTFEERMEFLQTGPFTIVFHGMEPDWIEEEMDDDPDFQRDVLELRIKKLFKDELGMIREIPLVDVFRYTEGPRINNAAPIIVSFKNRKDKEQLMWRCKDKMKSLGLLVTEDSTARLKKQFKLIQEHEESQKRPQARKSPAKKPFRSIRGRKK from the exons ATGGCTGGCCCCCAAG TCATGAGCTTCCGTCGCTCCAAGGTGAATTCAAGCTCTTCATTGAAGGATCTTGACGTGGACCTTGGGCCTCAAAGTCGGCTCAAAAGCCCGAAGAAGAGCCCCAGAAAGTTGAGGTTGAAGCCGAAACCTCAATCTGAGCCCACGGAGGAACTGGATCTAGACATGGAGGATGAGAACCCGCTAGCAGGAATTGCTGTTGAAAGGCGGGTTTTGTTCTCAATTGACAAGAGCAAGAGCTTCGATTCAATCGCTGAACACCTTCAATCGATAGTGAACGAAGTCAAGAGCGATATTGCACTGAAGCAACGAGCTCTCGAGTTGTACCGGAAAGAAATTCAGAACATGGACACGATTTTCATGAAAGTTATTGCCATGGAAAAGGAAGCAAAGTCGAGAAAGACCGAAGAGGCAGAACCCGAA GACGACCCAAACCGGTTTACTTTTGAGGAAAGGATGGAGTTTCTCCAAACAGGGCCTTTTACCATCGTCTTCCATGGAATGGAACCTGACTGGATCGAGGAAGAAATGGACGACGATCCCGATTTCCAAAGGGACGTCTTGGAACTCCGAATTAAGAAACTTTTTAAAGACGAG CTAGGTATGATACGAGAGATCCCACTCGTTGATGTGTTTCGCTATACTGAGGGCCCTCGGATCAACAATGCCGCTCCTATCATAGTGAGCTTCAAAAACCGCAAAGACAAAGAGCAGCTAATGTGGAGATGCAAAGATAAAATGAAGAGCTTGGGTCTTTTGGTGACCGAAGATTCCACGGCACGGCTAAAGAAACAGTTTAAACTCATCCAGGAACACGAAGAGAGTCAGAAGCGACCTCAAGCTCGGAAAAGTCCGGCCAAGAAACCCTTCCGATCCATCAGAGGCcgtaagaaatga
- the LOC131879659 gene encoding uncharacterized protein LOC131879659 isoform X2 — protein sequence MSFRRSKVNSSSSLKDLDVDLGPQSRLKSPKKSPRKLRLKPKPQSEPTEELDLDMEDENPLAGIAVERRVLFSIDKSKSFDSIAEHLQSIVNEVKSDIALKQRALELYRKEIQNMDTIFMKVIAMEKEAKSRKTEEAEPEDDPNRFTFEERMEFLQTGPFTIVFHGMEPDWIEEEMDDDPDFQRDVLELRIKKLFKDELGMIREIPLVDVFRYTEGPRINNAAPIIVSFKNRKDKEQLMWRCKDKMKSLGLLVTEDSTARLKKQFKLIQEHEESQKRPQARKSPAKKPFRSIRGRKK from the exons ATGAGCTTCCGTCGCTCCAAGGTGAATTCAAGCTCTTCATTGAAGGATCTTGACGTGGACCTTGGGCCTCAAAGTCGGCTCAAAAGCCCGAAGAAGAGCCCCAGAAAGTTGAGGTTGAAGCCGAAACCTCAATCTGAGCCCACGGAGGAACTGGATCTAGACATGGAGGATGAGAACCCGCTAGCAGGAATTGCTGTTGAAAGGCGGGTTTTGTTCTCAATTGACAAGAGCAAGAGCTTCGATTCAATCGCTGAACACCTTCAATCGATAGTGAACGAAGTCAAGAGCGATATTGCACTGAAGCAACGAGCTCTCGAGTTGTACCGGAAAGAAATTCAGAACATGGACACGATTTTCATGAAAGTTATTGCCATGGAAAAGGAAGCAAAGTCGAGAAAGACCGAAGAGGCAGAACCCGAA GACGACCCAAACCGGTTTACTTTTGAGGAAAGGATGGAGTTTCTCCAAACAGGGCCTTTTACCATCGTCTTCCATGGAATGGAACCTGACTGGATCGAGGAAGAAATGGACGACGATCCCGATTTCCAAAGGGACGTCTTGGAACTCCGAATTAAGAAACTTTTTAAAGACGAG CTAGGTATGATACGAGAGATCCCACTCGTTGATGTGTTTCGCTATACTGAGGGCCCTCGGATCAACAATGCCGCTCCTATCATAGTGAGCTTCAAAAACCGCAAAGACAAAGAGCAGCTAATGTGGAGATGCAAAGATAAAATGAAGAGCTTGGGTCTTTTGGTGACCGAAGATTCCACGGCACGGCTAAAGAAACAGTTTAAACTCATCCAGGAACACGAAGAGAGTCAGAAGCGACCTCAAGCTCGGAAAAGTCCGGCCAAGAAACCCTTCCGATCCATCAGAGGCcgtaagaaatga
- the LOC131879656 gene encoding uncharacterized protein LOC131879656, whose amino-acid sequence MHSSDIRSASVLGLLLILVSHTSSQRFDLSSLSLRAAAQNGAFNCAEKDTQFELITGYVYTAPDDMLDSRPGTLMLTDCIELCRRNSTCKSANFETGLCVLFGSSAEEFPGGLTASQFPVFTIYVQKICLTNVPSCERAWTFEKVDGFAMDKYAKKRGRVSSRLNCEMLCLAEKEFPCRSATYNAVSGDCRISDMDRHTVASTGDFVESVDDQYLESNCVDDPVKLCDFQLLENRIMKTVDSVYQDVPTMEACRDLCLTAPYRCHSFDYGDTGERVCRLSHHTSTTLTQIQEPFLIIEDVVGTYELSSCYNVTINCRAADMIATVRTNKIFNGKIYAKDNPNSCVVDVENGIEFSIKMAYNDIECNVKRKAQGVYSNEVIIQHHDSIVTSADLGLALNCQYDLSNRTIINDFDLSIEGEIEPSMFEEAVVESPNVLMKITKRGGADIDSAQVGDPLELRFEIFDEKSPYEIFVRDLIAKDGNDQNQIVLLDSEGCPAEGQIMGPLIKDETNPKILIANFDAFKFPTSQVVQFRAHVTPCMPTCEPVECVYSDYYGGDNTKVTSYGRKRRSFLEEYMHTKKKRSISEASGKDLLVTQAFVVVDKFNRSPKAGKPTSTSATPAIPTSAKDKPTIFQPLPTSSNDMSFGQDTSAPSSSFRSTPSSSREPVLSEATEICLNAAGIVIALCLFLLAQLVIMFSVAHYWQKRRKLKKEQESVQKMFNPYTARR is encoded by the exons ATGCATTCGTCGGACATACGATCCGCCAGTGTACTCGGCTTACTCCTCATCCTTGTGAGCCACACCTCTTCCCAACGCTTTGATCTGTCCTCGCTATCCCTTCGAGCGGccgcccaaaatggagccttcAATTGCGCGGAGAAGGACACGCAATTCGAATTGATCACTGGATATGTGTACACTGCACCTGACGACATGCTTGATTCCCGGCCAGGGACCCTCATGCTCACGGATTGCATCGAGCTATGTCGGCGAAATAGCACTTGCAAATCCGCCAATTTCGAGACCGGATTGTGTGTTCTCTTCGGGTCATCGGCTGAAGAATTTCCAG GGGGATTAACCGCGTCCCAGTTCCCGGTGTTCACCATCTACGTCCAAAAGATTTGCCTGACCAATGTTCCCTCGTGCGAAAGGGCCTGGACCTTCGAGAAAGTCGATGGATTTGCCATGGACAAATATGCCAAGAAGAGAGGCCGGGTCAGCTCCAGACTCAATTGCGAGATGCTCTGCTTAGCCGAGAAAGAGTTCCCATGCAG ATCTGCCACTTACAATGCCGTCAGCGGAGATTGCCGAATCTCGGACATGGACCGCCATACTGTGGCCAGCACTGGAGACTTTGTCGAATCCGTGGACGACCAATATCTCGAAAGTAACTGTGTCGATGATCCCGTCAAGTTGTGCGACTTCCAGCTTTTGGAGAACCGAATTATGAAGACCGTTGACTCTGTTTATCAA GATGTGCCAACAATGGAGGCTTGCCGTGATTTGTGTCTGACTGCCCCTTATCGATGCCATTCCTTCGATTATGGAGACACTGGAGAGCGTGTGTGCCGTCTGTCCCATCACACCTCCACTACATTGACCCAGATCCAG GAGCCTTTCTTAATCATCGAGGATGTGGTGGGGACCTACGAGCTGAGCTCTTGCTATAATGTGACCATCAATTGTCGAGCTGCTGATATGATTGCCACCGTTCGCACCAACAAAATCTTCAACGGCAAGATTTACGCCAAAGACAATCCCAACAGTTGTGTGGTGGATGTGGAAAATGGCATCGAGTTCTCCATCAAGATGGCCTACAACGATATCGAGTGCAATGTGAAGAGGAAAGCTCAAGGCGTGTATTCCAACGAGGTTATCATCCAGCATCATGACTCCATCGTCACCTCTGCCGATCTTGGACTCGCCCTGAATTGCCAGTACGACCTGTCAAATCGAACCATTATCAATGACTTTGATCTCTCCATCGAAGGCGAGATCGAGCCATCCATGTTTGAGGAAGCCGTGGTGGAATCTCCCAATGTCCTGATGAAGATCACCAAACGAGGCGGTGCCGATATTGATTCCGCCCAGGTCGGCGACCCCTTGGAGCTTCgttttgaaatctttgatGAGAAATCCCCCTACGAGATCTTTGTTCGCGACTTGATTGCCAAGGATGGAAATGACCAGAACCAAATCGTGCTCTTGGACTCCGAGGGATGTCCCGCTGAAGGTCAGATCATGGGACCCTTGATCAAGGACGAGACCAACCCCAAGATCCTGAtcgccaattttgatgccTTCAAATTCCCCACCAGTCAAGTGGTTCAATTCAGAGCGCACGTCACTCCTTGCATGCCCACGTGTGAGCCGGTTGAATGTGTGTACAGTGACTACTATGGCGGAGACAACACCAAAGTTACCTCTTACGGCCGGAAACGACGCTCGTTCCTGGAGGAGTACATGCACACTAAGAAGAAGCGATCCATCTCCGAGGCCTCTGGTAAAGATCTCCTCGTCACTCAAGCGTTTGTGGTGGTAGACAAGTTCAACCGTTCTCCCAAAGCCGGAAAACCAACTTCCACTTCGGCCACCCCTGCCATCCCCACTTCTGCCAAGGATAAACCGACCATATTCCAACCCTTGCCCACTTCTTCCAATGACATGTCCTTTGGTCAGGACACTTCTGCACCCAGCTCCTCATTCCGTTCCACTCCGTCCTCGTCACGGGAACCGGTCCTTAGTGAAGCTACCGAGATCTGCTTGAATGCCGCCGGGATCGTGATTGCCCTGTGTCTGTTCCTCCTCGCTCAATTGGTGATTATGTTCAGCGTGGCTCATTATTGGCAAAAGCGAAGGAAACTGAAGAAGGAGCAAGAATCCGTCCAGAAGATGTTCAATCCTTACACAGCCAGACGATGA
- the LOC131879655 gene encoding proteasome activator complex subunit 4B-like — MAQANAAGGPSSASTSVASTESPFQRANPYNVHLPYAVEAEADRYLAEIKGRLKAAVQSDRITDQAIPAVVNLHKYIILYGLRFSLDDHVLLIKICFQVLLLRDLSPLDVENVAKILNTLLKKTYLIHRSQLTLPWRPLFDLYYYWEESALATRGLVKANSTLKNTLNSLLTYTRGYYSEEATEEMLQEWKPMLCPHDTSMVPAMKYFKLFLPTKRNYPPERTYHLWLDEFLTLWKAYSNSPSWEVDLFGLLSRLSFSNIGRLDWTPHANFIFTRIMNALNIPVTFASTGVKLPFGLSSTSSYNSIARWLVSAIDGGDGRILRFLDRLFLAIESYFYPVNLTSASDSLHSFIFCICDYFCNRVHNERYNRKWECKVEPSKRLTDEDITHFVRSIKPIAFHILFSNYDGERRTIFRILSLLAPDLIIPPLLEKLQHATETLTEPHRFTACIGTISAVARSLVENYPEEVIGILTSLLPGLDVNDIEKCADNFILMSDTLEMIWLVDFSRPESRNSHCKLTDTEAKTLAQTSLLEDFALQFTDKCLTLIENTSRLQTRHEIDVMEEDLNDEELAVDCAVADTFSKMLWKASPEIFELVFNRVKRYIQNRIMEAYVSGSILAGMCKSLVSVQPVKALQFFVPHLCQRIEIALSERVASNKSDQELQFSLLLLSEVISIRSVNNYFAGGEYLLIHIQRLCEVLDKVIRLQHKEEYELAFSILQNILFTLVHIRIIEYPTTFNVPKWDRETYAWAKCGDLKTMKIQWYIPSNAVLATAQTLVDKYLAVPVDELTLYITKKKDLEKEDVLRNLRMIFKLLQGCTEILDEIGTDKPRSCVSKNMEDLSHLKLTFRGRKVRVVVSELIHELLHFLLKENPHDTESLSCITNLYDTLLFSFGLDEDEIYEHMEEHRTLKNHRENPLVRSKKHLESILIERILIQHESHLWLKSMVVEENIPPVVLLDLLELSISMYSDVRSYSQDILYKILTRVPKFSHQVILPRLLECLQDRPNITHQMFKGALYLIANDKLVFFHNWAIAAKIYPALIEASHSDKPSIVELLKDISTKINRYYNEFALYSLPIRSPRASAELLELLNSNRKLDQEMETDHEICSDFLALEKCLPQILARSDIHWRQRQMATGLALLPLVPGHLPSAPMVEMWLQALISDDRVIRNMAFLALESILKIAKIKRKRTFQSIDNPEKTLPGVRKDNEFLQFRWMKSGEQQVYWDKPFLVKGNQGFYQWPKPVKMRLPDDSLPNEPNHVHALFLQSFSSTDYVSKYIQFNKIEHKKGEDTFSSDKALFLSNLFENYGDSFMEVFIPHVKELAVSAEDSHQRVASELIYGMIRGSRFWTFEKARKVEAELKPLLKAVLGNITTETVCDWELCINGSSSRSDSNRIQWFYEVLVDQSSTQGKGAFLEATHLKLLNKSLSLNWKLRLLYQEAFESAKKLIDHPYNKVRVQTSYLLATLLSMDSSYGNEGWSMGQGFPSKASLVQEVLPKLNLNVANPQFEENNIIANGNGHTEGQVNNIGGGNMDVDMDEDDEMETQSDRILQTVSQFLCFYIQSTSSSVTEELFEFLPFLCQFLGTESNKKASQTCLKALCFLSVSTIPTKVLPKIFEVMKKISHSPSRKAKMSMLEYLQTFLFTNFMSLCDQESFQELTEELIVHLMSDDAVQVRQKAARVLGGLIHCHFFEDKAQLRLIREFRSKIRAKMQRKRGGPKPKIKFVRDPSGDKTKLAEFHSGILGLCAFVEAYPYDVPKFMPDILIELEKHLNDQQPIPKTIKKTMQDFKRTHQDNWSEHKLKFTEDQLTSLTNLLVSPNYYA, encoded by the exons ATGGCCCAGGCCAATGCCGCTGGAGGCCCTTCGTCCGCGTCCACTTCCGTGGCTTCGACCGAGAGCCCGTTTCAACGGGCCAATCCTTACAATGTGCATTTGCCGTATGCCGTGGAAGCCGAAGCCGACCGCTATTTAGCCGAGATTAAAGGACGCCTAAAAGCGGCTGTTCAGAGCGACCGCATCACGGATCAAGCCATTCCGGCCGTGGTCAATCTGCATAAGTACATCATTTTGTACGGCTTGAGATTCAGCCTGGACGACCACGTGCTCCTCATCAAGATCTGTTTCCAG GTGTTGCTCTTGCGGGATTTGAGTCCTTTGGATGTGGAGAACGTGGCCAAGATTCTGAACACGCTTTTGAAGAAGACCTACTTGATTCACCGGAGTCAACTGACCTTGCCCTGGCGTCCGCTCTTCGATCTCTACTATTATTGGGAGGAATCCGCTTTGGCCACCCGCGGTCTCGTCAAGGCCAACAGCACTTTGAAGAACACCTTGAACAGCCTGCTCACCTACACTCG TGGTTACTATTCGGAAGAAGCCACCGAGGAGATGCTGCAAGAATGGAAGCCCATGTTGTGTCCCCACGACACGTCCATGGTTCCAgctatgaaatatttcaagctCTTCCTCCCCACGAAACGGAACTATCCGCCGGAGCGCACCTATCACTTGTGGCTGGACGAGTTCCTCACGTTGTGGAAAGCCTATTCCAACAGTCCTAGTTGGGAAGTGGATCTCTTTGGATTGCTTTCCCGCTTGAGCTTCTCGAACATTGGTCGTCTGGATTGGACGCCGCACGCCAACTTCATCTTCACCCGCATTATGAACGCGCTCAACATTCCCGTCACGTTCGCGTCCACCGGCGTGAAATTGCCTTTCGGTTTGTCCAGCACGTCTTCGTACAATTCCATAGCGCGCTGGTTGGTCTCGGCCATTGACGGGGGCGATGGGCGGATCTTGCGCTTCTTAGACCGCCTGTTTTTGGCCATTGAGTCGTACTTCTACCCGGTGAACCTGACCTCAGCCTCGGATAGCTTGCACTCGTTCATCTTTTGCATTTGCGATTACTTCTGCAATCGGGTGCACAATGAGCGCTACAACCGGAAGTGGGAGTGCAAAGTGGAGCCGTCCAAACGTCTGACCGACGAGGACATCACTCACTTTGTGCGCTCCATCAAGCCCATTGCCTTTCATATTTTATTCAGTAATTACGACGGGGAGCGGCGCACCATTTTCCGGATCTTGTCGCTCCTGGCCCCGGATTTGATCATCCCGCCTTTGCTTGAGAAGCTTCAACACGCCACGGAGACTCTGACGGAGCCGCATCGGTTCACGGCGTGCATCGGAACCATTTCAGCCGTGGCCCGCTCCTTGGTCGAGAACTACCCGGAAGAGGTCATCGGCATTCTGACCAGCCTGCTGCCCGGCTTGGATGTGAACGACATCGAAAAATGTGCCGACAACTTCATTCTGATGTCGGATACGCTCGAAATGATATGGTTGGTGGATTTTTCCCGCCCCGAATCCCGCAATAGCCATTGCAAGCTGACCGACACGGAAGCCAAGACCTTGGCGCAGACGTCGTTGCTCGAGGATTTTGCCCTCCAATTCACCGACAAGTGTCTCACCTTGATTGAGAACACGTCCCGTCTTCAAACTCGCCACGAAATCGATGTCATGGAAGAGGATCTCAACGACGAGGAGCTGGCTGTGGATTGTGCCGTGGCCGATACCTTCAGTAAGATGCTGTGGAAGGCCTCGCCCGAGATCTTTGAGTTGGTGTTCAATCGTGTCAAACGCTACATCCAGAACCGAATCATGGAAGCGTACGTCTCCGGATCCATACTAGCGGGAATGTGCAAGAGCCTGGTGTCCGTGCAGCCGGTCAAGGCGTTGCAGTTCTTCGTCCCTCACTTGTGCCAACGCATCGAGATTGCCTTGAGTGAGCGGGTTGCCTCCAATAAGTCGGATCAGGAGCTTCAGTTTTCCTTACTTTTACTGTCCGAAGTAATCTCAATCCGATCAGTGAACAACTACTTTGCCGGTGGTGAATATCTTCTCATCCACATCCAAAGACTGTGCGAAGTCTTGGACAAGGTCATACGCCTTCAGCACAAGGAGGAGTACGAATTGGCCTTTTCTATTCTGCAGAACATCCTGTTCACTCTGGTCCACATTCGCATCATAGAATATCCCACCACGTTCAACGTGCCCAAATGGGATCGGGAAACGTATGCTTGGGCCAAGTGTGGAGATTTGAAGACCATGAAGATCCAATGGTACATCCCATCCAATGCCGTTTTAGCCACGGCACAGACCCTAGTGGATAAATATTTGGCCGTGCCTGTAGATGAACTTACTCTATACATCACGAAGAAGAAAGATCTTGAGAAAGAGGACGTGCTGCGAAATTTGCGAATGATCTTCAAACTGCTCCAAGGGTGCACTGAGATCTTGGACGAGATTGGGACCGACAAGCCCCGATCATGTGTGTCGAAAAACATGGAGGATCTCAGCCACCTCAAACTGACCTTTCGAGGCAGGAAAGTTCGAGTCGTGGTGTCTGAG CTAATTCACGAGTTGTTGCACTTCTTGCTCAAGGAGAATCCACATGACACGGAATCTTTGAGTTGCATCACCAATCTGTATGATACCCTATTATTCTCGTTCGGTTTGGATGAGGACGAAATCTATGAGCATATGGAGGAGCACCGTACATTGAAGAATCACCGAGAAAATCCCTTGGTGAGATCCAAGAAGCACTTGGAGTCCATCCTTATCGAGAGGATACTGATCCAACACGAGTCCCACTTGTGGTTGAAGAGCATGGTTGTGGAGGAGAACATTCCTCCCGTGGTTTTGCTAGATCTCCTCGAATTGAGCATTTCCATGTACAGTGACGTGAGGAGCTACTCTCAAGACATTCTCTACAAGATTCTGACCCGTGTGCCGAAGTTCTCGCACCAAGTGATCCTGCCCCGACTCCTGGAATGTCTTCAAGATCGTCCGAACATCACTCATCAGATGTTTAAAGGGGCCTTGTATCTGATAGCCAACGACAAATTGGTGTTCTTTCATAACTGGGCCATTGCGGCCAAGATCTACCCTGCCCTCATTGAGGCTAGTCACTCCGACAAACCCTCTATAGTGGAGCTTCTCAAGGACATTTCCACCAAGATTAATCGCTACTACAACGAGTTCGCCCTCTACTCCCTCCCGATTAGGAGTCCACGGGCCAGTGCCGAGCTTCTAGAACTGCTTAACAGTAATCGAAAACTAGACCAGGAAATGGAAACCGATCACGAGATCTGCTCCGACTTTCTGGCCCTCGAAAAATGCCTGCCCCAAATATTGGCCCGCTCGGACATCCATTGGCGGCAAAGACAAATGGCCACAGGGCTGGCACTCCTTCCCCTGGTCCCTGGTCACCTACCATCCGCTCCAATGGTAGAGATGTGGCTCCAAGCCTTGATTTCCGATGATCGAGTGATCCGCAATATGGCGTTCCTGGCTCTGGAATCGATCTTGAAGATCGCCAAAATCAAACGAAAGCGAACTTTCCAGTCGATAGACAATCCGGAGAAGACTCTACCGGGCGTGCGAAAAGACAATGAGTTCTTACAATTCCGCTGGATGAAATCGGGGGAACAACAAGTCTATTGGGACAAACCGTTCCTCGTGAAGGGCAACCAGGGATTCTATCAATGGCCGAAGCCGGTCAAGATGCGCCTGCCTGATGATTCCCTTCCCAACGAGCCGAATCACGTCCACGCGCTGTTCTTGCAGTCCTTCTCTAGTACGGACTATGTGAGCAAGTACATCCAATTCAACAAGATTGAGCACAAGAAGGGCGAGGACACGTTCAGCTCGGACAAGGCACTGTTCTTGAGTAACCTCTTCGAGAACTATGGGGACTCGTTCATGGAGGTCTTTATACCCCATGTCAAAGAATTGGCCGTAAGTGCCGAAGATAGTCACCAGAGGGTGGCATCTGAGCTAATCTATGGCATGATTCGGGGATCGCGTTTCTGGACCTTCGAGAAAGCCCGCAAAGTCGAAGCCGAGCTGAAGCCTCTCCTCAAGGCCGTTTTGGGTAATATTACCACGGAGACCGTCTGCGATTGGGAGTTGTGCATCAATGGGTCGTCCTCGCGATCTGATTCGAACCGCATTCAATGGTTCTACGAGGTCTTGGTGGATCAGAGCAGTACCCAAGGGAAAGGTGCCTTCTTAGAAGCCACCCACCTGAAGTTGTTGAACAAGTCACTGTCCTTGAACTGGAAGCTCAGACTCTTGTACCAAGAAGCAtttgaaagtgcaaagaaaCTCATCGACCATCCTTACAACAAGGTGCGGGTCCAGACATCTTACCTATTGGCCACCCTTTTGTCCATGGATAGTTCTTATGGCAATGAAGGCTGGTCCATGGGCCAAGGCTTCCCGAGCAAGGCCAGTCTAGTTCAAGAGGTTCTTCCCAAGCTCAACTTGAACGTGGCCAATCCTCAATTTGAAGAGAACAACATCATCGCCAATGGCAATGGTCACACCGAGGGACAGGTCAACAATATTGGAGGAGGCAACATGGACGTGGATatggacgaggatgacgagATGGAAACCCAATCCGACCGGATTCTCCAAACCGTGTCCCAGTTCTTGTGCTTCTACATCCAGAGTACGTCGTCATCGGTGACGGAGGAGCTCTTCGAGTTCCTGCCGTTCCTTTGCCAGTTTTTGGGCACCGAGTCCAATAAGAAGGCCAGCCAGACTTGCTTGAAAGCGTTGTGCTTCCTGAGTGTGTCCACCATTCCCACCAAGGTCCTGCCAAAGATTTTCGAGGTCATGAAGAAGATCTCGCATTCGCCTTCGCGCAAGGCCAAAATGTCCATGTTGGAGTATCTCCAGACCTTTCTTTTTACCAACTTCATGTCACTATGTGACCAGGAGAGTTTTCAGGAACTCACCGAAGAGCTCATCGTTCATCTGATGTCCGACGACGCAGTGCAAGTACGACAAAAGGCCGCCAGGGTCTTGGGAGGCCTGATCCATTGCCATTTCTTCGAGGACAAGGCTCAACTCCGTTTGATCCGGGAGTTCCGCTCTAAAATTCGTGCCAAAATGCAACGCAAACGAGGAGGACCCAAGCCCAAGATCAAGTTCGTTCGTGATCCCTCGGGAGACAAGACCAAACTAGCCGAATTTCATAGCGGCATCCTCGGTCTTTGTGCATTCGTGGAAGCTTATCCCTATGATGTTCCAAAGTTCATGCCCGATATTCTGATCGAGTTGGAGAAGCATCTGAATGACCAACAACCCATACCCAAGACCATCAAGAAGACCATGCAGGATTTCAAAAGGACCCATCAAGATAATTGGTCTGAACACAAGTTGAAATTCACCGAGGATCAATTAACGTCACTCACGAATCTGCTCGTCTCGCCCAATTATTATGCATAA